From the Nitrospirota bacterium genome, one window contains:
- a CDS encoding UvrD-helicase domain-containing protein — MDIYTKLSRLNPRQKEAVMHTDGPLLILAGAGSGKTRVITMRTAYLIHTGVRAGSVLAVTFTNKAAREMKQRVKSMVSGRNATPVISTFHSLCLRILRREIEHIGYRKDFTIYNTSEQVSLLRSILSDIKFYDKSFKAESFLERISRIKNDFAPPDAAVSGDPIEEAMAMIYPRYIEALKSMNVLDFDDLLLLTLRLFREHPDVLERYRERFRYLMVDEYQDTNRVQYDFIKLLAGERKNLCVVGDDDQSIYGWRGADISNILNFEKDFPGTVTVRLEQNYRSVGHILKAANGVIGNNSRRMEKSLWTDRGDGPKVNIFKAVDTEDEADWIVNKISIIMCEKNMPAEDIAVIYRANIFSRPFEEALRRQRIPYSVVGGTSYFERKEIRDLTAWLKIIANPTDDQSLLRAAGAPKRGIGPAALVLLLDHARADSTGLLDAFGKAAGVDGLSQKAATSAELLFELISRYRDIFSKGSEMGKTLKALIDEIDYRDYIIKLYKTPETAFRKIENLNGLVDSITHYESGEDSPSLHGFLETMALTDLIKEKEEKGGRGVTLISFHSSKGLEFPVIFIAGTEEDILPHRKSADKGIEEERRLFYVGITRAMDELYITYTAQRLKYGKKTRSEPSRFLEEIPEEVISRIDRFEELDPEEEKAYVKKLYANLMAKLED, encoded by the coding sequence ATGGATATATACACAAAACTGTCACGTCTCAATCCCAGGCAAAAGGAGGCGGTCATGCATACCGATGGCCCGCTTCTAATCCTTGCCGGAGCAGGCTCCGGCAAGACAAGGGTAATAACCATGAGGACCGCTTACCTGATACACACGGGTGTGAGGGCCGGGTCCGTTCTGGCTGTCACCTTTACCAACAAGGCTGCAAGGGAGATGAAGCAAAGGGTGAAGTCCATGGTAAGCGGCAGAAATGCCACACCCGTTATCTCAACATTTCATTCCCTCTGCCTCAGGATCCTTAGGCGGGAGATCGAACACATAGGATACAGAAAGGATTTTACCATCTACAACACCTCGGAGCAGGTTTCTCTGCTGAGAAGCATACTGTCGGACATTAAATTCTACGACAAGAGTTTTAAGGCCGAATCCTTCCTGGAGAGGATCAGCAGGATAAAGAATGATTTCGCCCCCCCGGATGCCGCTGTATCCGGAGATCCGATAGAAGAGGCCATGGCAATGATTTATCCCCGGTATATTGAGGCACTGAAGTCCATGAACGTCCTCGACTTTGATGACCTGCTCCTGCTCACCCTGAGACTCTTCAGAGAGCATCCAGACGTCCTCGAACGTTACAGGGAGCGGTTCAGGTATCTGATGGTCGATGAGTATCAGGATACGAACCGCGTTCAGTATGACTTTATCAAACTCCTCGCTGGAGAGAGAAAAAACCTCTGCGTAGTCGGGGACGACGACCAGTCCATATACGGCTGGAGAGGCGCTGACATCAGTAATATCCTCAATTTCGAAAAAGACTTCCCGGGCACTGTAACGGTAAGGCTCGAACAGAATTACCGCTCCGTCGGCCATATCCTCAAGGCGGCAAACGGGGTGATAGGGAACAACAGCAGGAGGATGGAGAAATCCCTCTGGACAGACAGGGGCGACGGCCCGAAGGTCAATATATTCAAAGCCGTTGATACAGAGGACGAGGCAGACTGGATAGTCAACAAGATCTCGATAATAATGTGTGAAAAGAATATGCCGGCAGAGGATATCGCTGTCATCTACAGGGCAAATATCTTCTCAAGACCTTTTGAAGAGGCCCTGAGGCGGCAGAGAATCCCCTACTCTGTAGTTGGCGGGACGAGCTATTTCGAACGTAAGGAGATCAGGGACCTCACGGCCTGGCTCAAGATTATAGCAAACCCCACAGACGACCAGAGCCTCCTGAGGGCAGCCGGCGCACCAAAGAGGGGAATCGGGCCGGCAGCCCTTGTACTGCTTCTGGATCACGCGCGGGCCGATTCCACAGGTCTTCTTGATGCCTTCGGGAAGGCAGCCGGAGTTGATGGCCTGAGCCAAAAGGCGGCCACCTCGGCTGAACTCCTTTTTGAACTTATCAGCCGTTACCGGGATATCTTCAGTAAGGGCAGTGAGATGGGCAAGACCCTCAAGGCCCTGATCGATGAGATTGATTACAGGGATTATATCATCAAGCTCTATAAAACCCCTGAAACGGCTTTCAGAAAGATAGAAAACCTCAATGGATTAGTCGATTCCATAACCCACTATGAATCGGGGGAGGACTCGCCCTCCCTTCACGGGTTTCTTGAGACAATGGCACTCACAGACCTGATTAAAGAGAAGGAGGAAAAGGGGGGTCGGGGTGTAACCCTGATATCTTTCCACTCTTCAAAGGGACTGGAGTTCCCCGTGATATTTATCGCAGGCACGGAGGAAGATATACTGCCGCACAGGAAATCAGCGGATAAAGGGATAGAGGAAGAAAGAAGGCTCTTCTATGTGGGAATAACCAGGGCAATGGACGAGCTCTACATTACGTATACAGCGCAGAGGTTGAAGTATGGAAAGAAGACGCGTTCTGAGCCCTCCAGGTTTTTAGAGGAGATACCTGAAGAGGTAATCAGCCGGATTGACAGGTTTGAGGAACTCGACCCCGAAGAGGAGAAGGCCTACGTGAAGAAGTTATATGCCAACCTGATGGCGAAACTCGAAGACTGA
- a CDS encoding DEAD/DEAH box helicase translates to MKFEELSIHEKVLEGIRAAGFTECTPVQAQTLPLALQGKDIAAQAQTGTGKTAAFLIPVFSRMLEVPPQARGSSPRVLIIAPTRELVIQIEAEAKLLGGPSGFRIVSVFGGIDYHKQREELAKGVDVLIGTPGRLIDYLKQRVYSLKKTQFLVIDEADRLFDMGFISDLRFMLRRMSPYDKRQSMLFSATLTTRVLELCYEHMNMPEKVSVTPENVTVELIKQEIYHVGASEKIGLLIGILRRDPNGRYLIFCNTRAATERLERVLNANGLPTAAITGDLPQKKRMKVLTQFRDGTLPILVATDVASRGLHIDGVTHVINYDLPQNPEDYVHRIGRTARAGADGMAITLACEKYVHSLADVEKYIRQKIPLMPLTDEMIVTDYRKVAGRARKKETQPQRKRAKAPTRGRVTGRKVQRPK, encoded by the coding sequence GTGAAATTCGAAGAACTGAGCATCCATGAAAAGGTCCTTGAGGGAATCAGGGCCGCGGGATTTACCGAATGCACCCCTGTTCAGGCGCAGACACTGCCCCTGGCACTGCAGGGCAAGGACATTGCGGCACAGGCCCAGACGGGCACAGGCAAGACCGCAGCCTTCCTGATTCCTGTATTCTCGCGCATGCTTGAAGTGCCGCCTCAGGCACGAGGCTCATCCCCCCGTGTACTCATCATTGCACCGACAAGGGAACTCGTTATTCAGATAGAGGCAGAGGCGAAACTGCTGGGAGGTCCGTCCGGGTTCAGGATTGTCTCTGTCTTCGGTGGCATCGACTATCATAAGCAGCGTGAGGAACTCGCAAAAGGCGTTGATGTGCTGATAGGCACGCCGGGCCGGCTTATAGATTATCTGAAGCAGCGGGTCTATAGTCTGAAAAAGACACAATTCCTTGTAATAGATGAGGCTGACCGCCTCTTTGACATGGGCTTCATCAGCGACCTCCGGTTCATGCTCAGGAGGATGTCTCCATACGACAAACGGCAGTCCATGCTCTTTTCCGCAACTCTTACCACCCGTGTGCTTGAGCTGTGCTATGAACACATGAACATGCCGGAAAAGGTCTCTGTGACGCCTGAAAATGTCACGGTGGAACTGATCAAACAGGAGATTTATCACGTTGGTGCGTCCGAGAAGATCGGCCTTCTCATCGGAATCCTCAGGCGTGACCCCAATGGCCGCTATCTGATCTTCTGCAATACCAGGGCGGCAACCGAACGCCTTGAAAGGGTACTTAACGCCAATGGTTTGCCAACTGCCGCTATTACAGGAGACCTTCCCCAGAAGAAACGGATGAAGGTGCTCACCCAGTTCAGGGATGGCACCCTGCCGATCCTTGTGGCAACTGACGTGGCGAGCCGGGGACTGCACATTGACGGGGTGACGCATGTGATCAATTACGACCTTCCCCAGAACCCGGAGGACTATGTGCATCGTATCGGCAGGACCGCCAGGGCAGGAGCAGACGGCATGGCGATAACCCTTGCCTGTGAGAAATACGTCCATTCCCTTGCTGACGTTGAAAAATACATCAGGCAGAAGATACCGCTCATGCCGCTGACGGATGAAATGATCGTCACCGATTACCGGAAAGTAGCAGGGCGGGCCAGGAAGAAAGAAACCCAGCCACAGAGGAAAAGGGCAAAGGCGCCAACGCGAGGAAGGGTAACAGGACGAAAGGTCCAAAGACCCAAATAA
- a CDS encoding DsrE/DsrF/DrsH-like family protein has product MSEEKKKKRMAIIASKGTMDMAYPPLILASTAAAMDVETAIFFTLYGVDIVNRKKNGKLQVAPIANPAMPSPIPVPNILGILPGMTSIGTTMMKGMIKKINWPNIPELIDACKDIGVRMIACAPTLEMTGVSKDNLIEGVEVAGAAEFLNFALDADITLFI; this is encoded by the coding sequence ATGTCTGAAGAAAAAAAGAAGAAAAGGATGGCGATAATTGCCAGCAAGGGGACAATGGATATGGCCTATCCGCCACTTATACTTGCTTCCACTGCTGCAGCTATGGATGTTGAAACAGCAATATTCTTTACTCTCTATGGTGTGGATATAGTGAACAGGAAAAAAAACGGCAAGCTCCAGGTGGCCCCTATAGCAAACCCCGCAATGCCTTCACCAATACCTGTGCCTAATATACTCGGCATATTGCCCGGCATGACCTCGATTGGAACAACCATGATGAAGGGAATGATAAAGAAGATTAACTGGCCAAACATCCCTGAACTTATTGATGCGTGCAAGGATATCGGGGTCAGGATGATAGCCTGCGCCCCCACGCTTGAGATGACAGGGGTGAGCAAGGACAACCTTATTGAGGGTGTTGAAGTTGCCGGGGCTGCCGAGTTTTTAAACTTTGCCCTTGATGCGGATATAACGCTGTTTATATAA
- a CDS encoding FAD-dependent oxidoreductase: protein MKKKNIKKDPICNMDVNAKNAITTECDGVIYYFCSEGCRERFLNERVCKLPRTSYDLIIIGGGPAGLTAAVYAATLKMEAFLITRDLGGQAVDSTKIENYMGFDFITGPELIKKFRDQLIDSHYIDHLMSDVEEIEPVEGGFNVTTSELKKYFTKTLLIATGMTRRSLKVPGEEEFQRKGVFYGNVQDISLVQGEDVAVIGGGNSAMQIVENLHTVARNIYIISDTKLSADPVIIERINRYRNAHKKGPFSAIYPIRYYEGYKVVEFSGKKTLSNITIRKIAEKETLDLPVKGVFIAIGLQPNSSIVSDLVELNNRGEIEIKPDCSTSCPGIFAAGDITNAFGKRIIIASGEGAKAALAARQYILDLRKAG, encoded by the coding sequence ATGAAAAAAAAGAACATCAAAAAAGATCCTATATGTAATATGGACGTCAATGCAAAGAATGCCATTACAACGGAATGTGACGGTGTGATCTACTATTTCTGTTCCGAAGGGTGCAGGGAGAGGTTTCTGAATGAAAGGGTTTGCAAGCTTCCGCGTACATCCTATGACCTCATAATTATTGGAGGCGGGCCTGCGGGCCTGACAGCGGCAGTATATGCAGCAACACTGAAGATGGAGGCATTTCTTATCACCCGGGACCTTGGCGGGCAGGCCGTTGACAGCACAAAGATTGAAAATTATATGGGTTTTGACTTTATAACAGGTCCCGAACTTATAAAAAAGTTCAGGGATCAGCTTATCGATTCCCACTATATTGACCATCTCATGAGTGATGTTGAGGAGATAGAGCCTGTTGAAGGCGGGTTTAATGTTACTACATCAGAGCTCAAGAAGTACTTCACAAAGACCCTGCTTATTGCTACGGGGATGACAAGAAGGAGTCTGAAAGTGCCGGGTGAGGAGGAGTTTCAGAGAAAAGGCGTCTTTTACGGGAATGTCCAGGATATCTCGCTTGTACAGGGAGAAGACGTGGCAGTAATCGGTGGTGGAAACTCGGCAATGCAGATCGTTGAAAACCTGCATACCGTTGCCAGGAATATATATATTATTTCCGATACCAAGCTCTCGGCAGACCCTGTGATAATCGAAAGGATTAACCGTTACAGAAACGCCCATAAAAAGGGACCCTTCTCCGCCATTTATCCAATCCGTTATTACGAGGGATACAAGGTTGTTGAATTTTCAGGAAAGAAGACACTATCCAACATAACGATCAGAAAGATAGCCGAGAAGGAAACGCTTGATTTGCCTGTCAAGGGCGTATTTATTGCGATAGGGTTACAGCCAAATTCCTCGATCGTCTCTGATCTTGTTGAACTTAATAACAGGGGCGAGATTGAAATAAAGCCTGACTGCTCAACTTCCTGTCCGGGTATATTTGCCGCCGGAGATATTACAAATGCCTTTGGCAAGCGGATAATTATTGCCTCCGGCGAAGGGGCAAAGGCGGCCCTGGCAGCAAGGCAGTACATACTTGACCTCAGGAAGGCCGGCTAA
- a CDS encoding Maf family protein has protein sequence MRKIILASASPRRREILGITGLKFAVSEGDYEEDLDLSLRPRELARFLSRKKAESVAHRYKNAIIIAADTFIVFRDRFLGKPHTAKEAEKMLGALSGKAHSVITGFTIMDTGDGGKRLSKSVETKVYFKKLDRKEIIAYVRSKEPLDKAGAYAIQGLGAVFVRKIDGDFFNVMGLPLYALTESLKKFGVYVLKQ, from the coding sequence ATGAGAAAGATCATACTTGCATCAGCCTCGCCGAGGAGAAGGGAGATACTGGGAATAACAGGCCTGAAATTCGCCGTCAGTGAGGGTGATTACGAAGAGGACCTTGATCTGTCGCTGAGACCCCGTGAGCTTGCAAGATTTCTGTCGCGCAAAAAGGCGGAATCTGTTGCGCATAGATACAAAAACGCGATAATCATAGCGGCAGACACGTTTATCGTCTTCAGGGACAGGTTTTTAGGCAAGCCCCATACTGCAAAAGAAGCAGAAAAGATGCTGGGGGCGCTGAGCGGAAAGGCACATTCGGTAATCACCGGCTTTACCATCATGGATACAGGTGACGGCGGTAAAAGATTGTCAAAATCAGTGGAGACAAAGGTCTATTTCAAGAAACTCGACAGGAAAGAGATAATCGCATATGTGAGATCAAAAGAACCCCTTGATAAGGCCGGTGCATACGCAATTCAGGGTCTTGGAGCGGTTTTTGTCAGGAAAATCGACGGGGATTTTTTCAACGTAATGGGCCTTCCCTTGTATGCCCTGACTGAAAGCCTCAAAAAGTTCGGGGTTTATGTTCTGAAGCAGTGA
- the ftsH gene encoding ATP-dependent zinc metalloprotease FtsH, with amino-acid sequence MTDIKETITDKLKRPEWRFGIALLLIVVFLFFWGQFYHPEVPEQYEISYSRFIEQLNAGNIKSVTIKDLQVSGEFVKGIKIPLPGQKESADAKYFRTFLPSFQGEGLLSELENKGVVINVKPPEEVSFFGKFLLGILPWVLIIGIWVFIMKKAQQGPGGPGGLFSFGSSKAKLYDVTKPMVTFKDVAGMENVKQELKETVEFLKNPSEYKKLGARVPKGVLLVGPPGTGKTLLARSVAGEAGVPFYSSSASEFIEMFVGVGAARVRDMFHKAKASQPSIIFIDEIDAVGRTRGTGLGGGHDEREQTLNQLLSEMDGFESHEEVIVIAATNRPDVLDPALLRPGRFDRHIVIDRPGWRDRKAILEIHIRDKVPADDIDLESIAKGTPGMTGADLENLVNEAALIAVRKKKDKIDASDFDEARDKILMGTVREEPISKMERRITAYHEAGHALVAYELPNTDPIYKVSILPRGMAMGVTQLLPEEDRHYYPRTYLMSKLSVALAGRVAEKTVFNDVSTGAQNDLKEATSLAEKMVAQWGMSDKVGPLNLGRGEEHPFLGRELAQPKRFSEEMTWLMDQEIRRFITDAELKAEEILLKNRQVLDDLAKALIKDEVLDREDVDRIIMESKG; translated from the coding sequence ATGACTGACATCAAGGAAACCATAACTGACAAGCTTAAAAGGCCGGAATGGAGATTCGGCATTGCCCTTTTACTCATTGTCGTCTTTTTATTCTTCTGGGGACAATTCTATCACCCGGAAGTCCCGGAACAGTATGAGATCAGTTACAGCCGCTTTATTGAACAACTCAATGCAGGGAACATAAAATCCGTAACCATCAAGGATCTGCAGGTCAGCGGGGAGTTTGTCAAGGGAATCAAGATACCTTTGCCGGGCCAAAAAGAATCTGCAGATGCAAAATACTTCCGTACCTTTCTCCCCTCCTTTCAGGGCGAGGGACTCCTTTCAGAACTTGAAAACAAGGGTGTGGTTATAAATGTTAAACCTCCGGAGGAGGTCTCTTTTTTCGGGAAGTTCCTGCTCGGGATCCTGCCGTGGGTCCTGATCATCGGCATCTGGGTCTTCATAATGAAGAAAGCACAACAGGGTCCGGGAGGTCCAGGCGGGCTCTTCTCCTTTGGTTCAAGCAAGGCCAAACTCTATGATGTCACAAAACCCATGGTAACTTTTAAGGATGTGGCCGGGATGGAGAATGTAAAACAGGAGCTGAAGGAAACGGTAGAATTCCTGAAGAATCCCTCTGAATACAAAAAACTTGGGGCAAGAGTCCCCAAGGGCGTGCTTTTAGTCGGCCCCCCCGGCACAGGAAAAACCCTCCTTGCACGCTCGGTAGCAGGTGAAGCAGGTGTTCCTTTTTACAGCAGCAGTGCATCCGAGTTTATAGAGATGTTTGTAGGCGTAGGGGCCGCCCGTGTCAGGGATATGTTCCATAAGGCAAAGGCCTCACAGCCAAGCATAATTTTTATTGACGAGATTGATGCCGTCGGGCGCACCCGTGGAACAGGCCTTGGGGGAGGGCATGATGAAAGGGAGCAGACGCTGAATCAGCTTTTAAGTGAAATGGATGGATTTGAGTCTCACGAAGAGGTAATTGTTATTGCGGCGACAAACAGGCCGGATGTCCTTGACCCTGCCCTTCTCAGGCCGGGCCGCTTTGACAGGCATATCGTTATTGACAGGCCCGGGTGGAGGGATCGTAAGGCCATTCTTGAGATTCATATCAGGGATAAGGTACCGGCGGACGATATTGACCTTGAAAGCATTGCAAAAGGAACTCCGGGCATGACGGGCGCAGACCTCGAAAACCTTGTGAATGAGGCTGCCCTTATTGCGGTACGAAAGAAAAAAGATAAAATAGATGCAAGTGATTTTGACGAGGCAAGGGATAAAATACTTATGGGAACTGTAAGGGAAGAACCTATCAGCAAAATGGAAAGACGGATAACCGCATACCATGAGGCAGGACATGCACTTGTTGCCTATGAGCTTCCGAATACCGATCCAATTTACAAAGTCAGCATCCTGCCTCGCGGAATGGCTATGGGTGTAACTCAGCTCCTGCCCGAAGAAGACAGGCATTATTATCCCAGGACATACCTTATGAGCAAACTGAGCGTAGCCCTTGCCGGAAGGGTTGCCGAAAAGACGGTCTTTAATGATGTGAGCACGGGTGCACAGAATGACCTGAAAGAAGCAACTTCCCTTGCAGAGAAGATGGTTGCCCAGTGGGGTATGAGTGATAAGGTTGGTCCCCTGAATCTTGGAAGGGGAGAAGAACATCCGTTTTTAGGAAGAGAGCTTGCCCAGCCTAAACGTTTCAGTGAAGAGATGACATGGCTTATGGACCAGGAGATACGAAGGTTCATAACTGATGCAGAATTAAAGGCCGAAGAAATATTACTGAAGAACAGGCAGGTCCTTGATGATTTAGCAAAGGCGCTTATAAAGGATGAAGTTCTGGACAGAGAGGATGTGGATCGCATAATAATGGAGTCAAAAGGATAA
- a CDS encoding NAD(P)/FAD-dependent oxidoreductase encodes MQTEKYDLAIIGAGPAGMMAALRASECGANVVLLEKNSIPGIKLLMTGKERCNITNAEPDVRKFADNLGKNGRFLLSALYHFGIEETIDFFHKNNLKTKIERGGRVFPESDKAKDVHGLFLRLIKENRITLLTSCRIKKISQRQNRIEKIILDNSGIKAENYLLCTGGLSYPRTGSTGDGYTWARQMGHTIIKPEPALTPISVKEKWVKELEGLSLKNVRVSVYQGNKKQDERFGEALFTGSGLSGPIILDMSKSTGKILVNGKADLFIDFKPALDFKVLDKRILHDLEKYGNRSIKNILPELLPKKLIPVILELAGIEPEKKGHSITREERKKLRLLLKEFPLTIEGLSGFSKAIITAGGVSLKEIDPKTMRSRIIKNLYFAGEILNLDGPTGGYNLQVCWSTGYLAGESAAKSTEVGKEAI; translated from the coding sequence ATGCAGACGGAAAAATATGATCTTGCAATAATCGGGGCTGGACCTGCGGGTATGATGGCCGCATTACGTGCATCTGAATGCGGAGCTAATGTTGTTCTTTTAGAGAAAAACAGTATCCCCGGGATAAAACTGTTAATGACCGGCAAAGAAAGATGCAACATAACCAATGCCGAACCCGATGTTCGAAAATTTGCAGATAATTTAGGGAAAAACGGCAGGTTTCTCCTGAGCGCCCTCTATCATTTCGGTATAGAGGAGACGATTGATTTTTTTCATAAAAACAATCTGAAAACAAAGATCGAACGCGGCGGCCGGGTATTTCCTGAAAGTGATAAGGCAAAGGACGTGCATGGGCTTTTTCTCAGACTCATCAAAGAAAACAGGATTACCCTGCTTACCAGCTGCAGGATTAAAAAAATATCTCAAAGACAGAACAGAATAGAAAAGATTATTCTTGATAATTCCGGGATTAAGGCAGAGAATTATCTCCTCTGCACAGGGGGCCTTTCCTATCCCCGGACAGGCTCTACCGGGGACGGTTATACCTGGGCAAGGCAGATGGGGCATACGATAATAAAGCCCGAACCTGCACTTACCCCGATATCAGTAAAGGAAAAATGGGTAAAAGAACTGGAAGGGTTAAGCCTGAAGAATGTGCGGGTCTCTGTTTATCAGGGTAATAAAAAACAGGATGAACGCTTTGGCGAGGCCCTGTTTACCGGTTCCGGCCTGAGCGGGCCGATAATCCTGGATATGAGCAAGTCAACAGGAAAGATACTCGTCAACGGCAAGGCGGATTTATTCATTGATTTCAAGCCGGCCCTGGATTTTAAGGTCCTGGATAAGAGAATCCTGCACGATCTGGAAAAGTACGGCAACAGGTCAATAAAGAATATACTTCCCGAACTGCTTCCCAAAAAGCTGATCCCTGTAATTCTTGAACTGGCAGGGATAGAACCCGAAAAGAAGGGTCACTCCATAACAAGGGAGGAACGTAAAAAACTGAGGTTACTTTTAAAGGAATTCCCATTGACAATAGAAGGCCTGTCAGGATTCAGCAAGGCAATCATCACTGCCGGGGGTGTAAGTTTAAAAGAGATTGATCCAAAAACCATGAGGTCAAGAATAATAAAGAATCTGTACTTTGCCGGTGAAATCCTGAACCTGGACGGACCTACCGGAGGCTATAATCTGCAGGTTTGCTGGAGCACGGGATATCTTGCAGGAGAAAGTGCGGCCAAAAGCACAGAAGTTGGAAAGGAAGCGATATGA
- a CDS encoding Tex family protein gives MELLNPSHIQIIAKELAVKPSQVKSTAALLDEGASVPFISRYRKEATGSLDEVAIAAIRDRLEKLRELDKRRESIIKSLEERKLLTDDLKARIEGAESMAVLEDIYLPFRPKRRTRATIAKEKGLEPLALRIFEQAEMDPEAEAVAFLDAEKGVASVDEALAGARDIIAEWVSEDQRARERMRGLFWAKGIMRSKVIKGKEEAGIKYKDYYEWEEPVSKAPSHRVLAIRRGESEGFLSFRITPSEDEALSILEELFVKGSGPASEQVKSAVRDSFKRLLSSSMEAETRLEVKKKADEEAIRVFVENLRQLLLAPPLAKKNLLAIDPGFRTGCKVVCLDRQGKLLHNDTIYPHFSDKGSFEAAEKIRDLCSRFGIEAIAIGNGTAGRETESIIRGIGLSGEINVVMVNESGASIYSASEAAREEFPDHDVTVRGSVSIGRRLMDPLAELVKIDAKSIGVGQYQHDVDQAALKKSLDDVVVSCVNRVGVEVNTASKQLLTYVSGLGPQLAKGIVDYRNEHGPFRARNELVKIPRLGPKAFEQAAGFLRIRDGENPLDASAVHPESYHIVDAMARDLGCSVSDLMRDEELRKKIDLSLYVTDKVGMPTLLDIMDELAKPGRDPREQFESFRFAEGVEKIDDVKPGMKLPGIVTNITAFGCFVDIGVHQDGLVHISELSGRFVKSPGDVVKVHQKVTVTVLNIDLQRKRISLSMKNGEPGTKALRKKEEVKAAPKAVSKREKKEKSPSRFSNNPFYEAFRKK, from the coding sequence ATGGAGCTACTGAACCCATCGCATATTCAGATAATCGCAAAAGAACTTGCCGTAAAACCATCTCAGGTCAAGTCAACAGCCGCGCTGCTTGATGAAGGTGCGTCGGTGCCGTTTATCTCCCGTTACCGGAAGGAGGCTACCGGGAGCCTTGACGAAGTCGCAATTGCCGCCATCAGGGACAGGCTTGAAAAGCTGAGGGAACTGGACAAGCGGCGTGAATCCATTATAAAATCCCTTGAAGAGCGGAAACTGCTCACAGATGATTTAAAGGCAAGGATTGAAGGGGCGGAATCCATGGCCGTACTTGAAGATATTTATCTTCCATTCCGCCCCAAACGCCGCACACGTGCCACTATAGCGAAGGAGAAGGGGCTTGAGCCTCTTGCCTTAAGGATTTTTGAACAGGCTGAAATGGACCCGGAAGCCGAAGCAGTGGCTTTCCTGGACGCTGAAAAGGGGGTTGCCTCTGTTGACGAGGCCCTTGCCGGTGCCCGGGACATCATTGCCGAATGGGTAAGCGAGGACCAAAGGGCGCGGGAGAGGATGCGCGGACTCTTTTGGGCTAAAGGCATCATGCGGTCGAAGGTGATCAAAGGGAAAGAGGAAGCGGGGATAAAGTATAAAGACTATTATGAATGGGAGGAGCCTGTGTCAAAGGCCCCTTCACACAGGGTCCTGGCCATCCGGCGCGGTGAGAGCGAGGGGTTTCTCAGCTTCCGGATAACACCGTCTGAAGATGAGGCCCTGAGCATACTCGAGGAGCTCTTTGTAAAAGGCAGCGGGCCGGCATCAGAGCAGGTGAAATCCGCTGTCCGCGACAGTTTTAAACGGCTGCTCTCTTCCTCCATGGAGGCCGAGACACGCCTTGAAGTCAAGAAAAAGGCGGATGAGGAAGCGATACGTGTCTTTGTTGAAAACCTTAGACAGCTTCTGCTTGCCCCGCCCCTTGCCAAAAAGAACCTGCTCGCCATTGACCCTGGTTTCAGAACCGGGTGCAAAGTGGTCTGCCTTGACCGGCAGGGAAAACTGCTGCATAACGATACAATCTATCCCCATTTTTCCGATAAGGGGTCTTTTGAGGCTGCCGAAAAGATCAGGGACCTCTGCAGCCGCTTCGGTATCGAGGCGATAGCCATTGGAAACGGCACTGCCGGAAGGGAGACCGAGTCTATTATCAGGGGCATTGGCCTTTCCGGGGAGATTAACGTGGTGATGGTGAACGAGAGCGGGGCATCCATCTATTCGGCGTCAGAGGCGGCACGGGAAGAATTTCCCGACCACGACGTGACCGTCCGCGGTTCGGTCTCGATCGGACGGAGGCTCATGGATCCCCTTGCCGAACTGGTAAAGATAGATGCCAAGTCCATCGGGGTCGGGCAATACCAGCATGATGTGGACCAGGCTGCACTGAAAAAAAGCCTTGATGACGTGGTTGTCAGCTGTGTCAACCGGGTGGGGGTAGAGGTGAATACGGCAAGTAAACAGCTCCTCACTTATGTATCCGGATTGGGACCACAACTTGCAAAGGGCATTGTGGATTACAGGAACGAACACGGACCATTCAGGGCACGGAATGAACTTGTGAAGATCCCCCGCCTTGGGCCAAAGGCCTTTGAGCAGGCGGCAGGATTCCTCCGCATACGGGACGGCGAAAACCCTCTTGACGCCTCTGCTGTCCACCCCGAAAGCTATCATATCGTTGATGCCATGGCACGGGATCTGGGATGCTCGGTATCCGACCTTATGAGGGACGAGGAGCTCAGGAAAAAGATCGACCTTTCACTCTATGTGACTGACAAGGTGGGTATGCCGACCCTGCTCGATATCATGGACGAGCTGGCCAAGCCGGGCCGGGATCCCAGAGAGCAGTTTGAGTCCTTCAGGTTTGCCGAAGGTGTGGAAAAGATCGATGACGTGAAGCCCGGAATGAAGCTTCCCGGAATAGTTACCAACATCACTGCATTTGGCTGTTTCGTGGATATCGGGGTCCATCAGGACGGACTTGTCCACATCAGCGAGCTCTCCGGCAGGTTTGTGAAGAGCCCCGGGGATGTAGTGAAGGTCCATCAGAAGGTTACTGTTACGGTACTGAACATAGACCTGCAGCGGAAACGGATATCCCTCTCGATGAAGAACGGAGAGCCCGGAACAAAAGCTTTGCGTAAAAAAGAAGAGGTAAAGGCGGCTCCAAAGGCCGTGTCAAAGCGTGAGAAAAAGGAAAAAAGTCCAAGCCGCTTTTCAAATAACCCCTTTTATGAGGCGTTCAGGAAAAAGTAA